The sequence CGCCAGGCGCAGATCACCCAGGAGATCTCCGAAATCGTCGGTGGCGCGAACGCGCTCACCGCAGCAGGAAGTGATGATTGATGACCAGTACTGAAGCCCCGCGCGCCAAGGGGCGCATCGTCTCGGTGACCGGGCCGGTCGTCGACGTCGAGTTCCCGCGCGGTTCCGTGCCCGACCAGTTCAACGCGCTCAAGGTCGAGATCGAGTTCGAGCAGCTGCGCAAGACGGTCACCCTCGAGGTCGCCAGCCACCTGGGTGACAACCTCGTCCGCACCATCTCCCTGCAGCCGCAGGACGGCCTGGTGCGCGGCGCCGAGGTCACCGACACCGGCGGCCCGATCACGGTCCCGGTCGGCGACAAGGTCAAGGGCCACGTCTACAACGCCCTCGGCGAGTGCCTCGACGAGCCCGGCTACGGCGAGGACCTCGAGCGCTGGGGCATCCACCGCAGCGCCCCGTCCTTCGACCAGCTCGAGGGCAAGACGAAGATGCTGGAGACCGGCCTCAAGGTCGTCGACCTGCTGACCCCGTACGTCGAGGGCGGCAAGATCGGCCTGTTCGGCGGTGCCGGCGTCGGCAAGACGGTGCTCATCAAGGAGATGATCACCCGTGTCGCCCGGAACTTCGGTGGTACGTCGGTGTTCGCCGGGGTCGGCGAGCGCACCCGTGAGGGCAACGACCTCTTCCTGGAGATGTCCGAGGACGGCGTCATCAACGACACCGCCCTCATCTTCGGCCAGATGGACGAGCCGCCGGGCACGCGTATGCGCGTCGCGCTGTCGGCGCTGACCATGGCGGAGTACTTCCGCGACGTCCAGAACCAGGACGTGCTGCTGTTCATCGACAACATCTTCCGGTTCACCCAGGCCGGTTCCGAGGTGTCGACCCTGCTGGGCCGCATGCCTTCGGCCGTGGGTTACCAGCCGACGCTGGCCGACGAGATGGGGCAGCTGCAGGAGCGGATCACCTCGACCCGAGGCCGTTCGATCACCTCGATGCAGGCGATCTACGTCCCCGCGGACGACTACACCGACCCGGCCCCGGCCGCGACGTTCGCCCACCTGGACGCCACCACCGAGCTCTCGCGTGGTGTCTTCCAGAAGGGCATCTTCCCGGCGGTGGACCCGCTGGCGTCGACGTCGACGATCCTCGACCCGGCCATCGTCGGTGAGGACCACTACCGCGTGGCTTCCGAGGTCATCCGGATCCTGCAGAAGTACAAGGAACTGCAGGACATCATCGCGATCCTCGGTATGGACGAGCTCTCGGAAGAGGACAAGCTGACCGTTCAGCGCGCGCGCCGCATCGAGCGGTTCCTGTCCCAGAACATGCTGGTCGCCGAGGCGTTCACGCAGATCCCGGGCTCGACGGTGCCGCTGTCGGAGACCATCGAGTCGTTCGACCGCATCACCAAGGGTGACTTCGACCACTACCCAGAGCAGGCGTTCCTGGGTATCGGTGGCCTCGAGGACCTCGAGAAGAAGTACAAGGAAATCACCAAGAAGTGACGTCCTGAGCGCGGCGGGGGCAGTGTCCTATGTGGACTCGGGCCCCCGCCGTTCTCATAGCTTGAGTCAGACCTATTACACTCGGTGGTAACACCCCGAGCGAAGGAGTGCTACGTGGCTGAGATGTCCGTGGAGCTGGTGGCCGTCGAGCGCCGTCTCTGGTCGGGTACCGCCACTTTCGTGGTGGCCCAGACCACCGAGGGTGAAATCGGCATCATGGCCGGCCACGAACCCGTGCTCGGGCAGCTCGTCGAGGGTGGCGTGGTCAAGGTGACGACCACCGACGGCGAGACGGTCTGCGCGGCCGTGCACGGCGGGTTCCTGTCGGTCACCGCCACCGGGGTCAGCATCCTCGCCGAGAGCGCCGAACTGTCCGACGAGATCGACGTCGACGCGGCGAAGGCGGCCTTGAACGCCGACGACGAGACCGAGCGGACGAGGGCCACGGCCCAGCTCCGCGCGGCAGGTCAGTCGGCCTGAGCGCGAGACGGGCAGGAGCCGGGCCGTGAAGATCACCGTGGTCGTAGTCGGGCTCCTGATCGTGCTCGCCGTGCTGGCCGCCTGGTACGGCCAGCGGTGGATCCGGATGCGCCGCGGTGGGGGCGTGAGCGTCGCGCTGCGGTGGCGTCCGGACGCCGCGCGGTCCAGCTGGCACCTGGGGCTGGGCCGTTACGAGGGCGACGAGTTCGTCTGGTACCGCGTGTGGAGCCTGCGGACCGGCCCGGACCGCGTCTTCCAGCGTGAGAGCATGCAGATCGCCGACCGGCGGGACCCGTCCGGGAGCGAGGCCTACGCCGTTCCCGAAGGCTCGACCGTCCTGCGCTGCGAGTCGGAGACCCAGGAGGCGATCGAGATCGCCATGGGCCCGGGCGCGCTGACCGGCTTCCTCTCCTGGCTCGAATCCGCCCCGCCGGGGCGACGCCTCCCGCGCGCGTCCTGACGCTGTCTCAAACTGGGACAGCCACAGCCGCTGTTCTGGCTTACGGTTGAGCGCATGATCCTCATCGTGGTCAAGTTCCCGGTCAAGCCCGAGCACGCGGAAAACTGGCCGGACATCGTCGCGGACTACACCAGGAACACCCGGGCCGAAGCGGGCAACCGGTTCTTCGAATGGTCCCGCAGCCTCGAGGACACGAACACCTACGTGCTGGTCGAGGGCTTCGACGGCCAGGACGCGGCCGTCGCGCACGTCGGGTCGGACCACTTCAAGTGGGCCGTCGAAAACCTGGGTGCCTACATCAGCGACAACCCCCGGATCATCAACGTCCAGGACGCCTCCGACTGGGGCCCGATGGCCGAGATCCAGCCCCACTAAACTGGGGTTCGTGACCCTCGTCGAGATCCCCGGTTCCAAGTCCGTCACCGCCCGCGGCCTGTTCCTGGCCGCCGCCGCGCACGGCACCACGACCCTCGGCCGTCCGCTGCACTCGGACGACACCGAGGGCTTCGCCGAGGGCCTCGTCAAGCTCGGGTACCGCGTCGACCGGCAGCCGGGCGCGTGGACGATCGAGGGCCGTCCTTCGGGCCCCGGGGTCGCCGAGGCGGACGTCTTCTGCCGCGACGGCGCCACCACCGCCCGGTTCCTCCCCGCCCTGGCCGCGGCCGGCACCGGGACGTTCCGCTTCGACGCCTCCGACCAGATGCGCCGGCGCCCGCTCGGGCCGCTGACCGACGCGCTGCAGGAGCTGGGCGTCGACCTGTCCTTCGAGGGCGAGCCCGGGCACCACCCGCTGACGGTCCGCGCGGACGGCGTCAAGGGCGGCGAGCTGACCCTCGACGCGGGGCTGTCCTCGCAGTTCCTGACCGCGTTGCTGCTGCTCGGGCCGCTGACCGCAGAGGGGCTGCGGATCACGGTGACCGACCTGGTGTCGGTGCCCTACGTCGAGATCACGCTCGAGATGATGCGCCGCTTCGGCGTCGACGTCCGGCGCGAGGGGAAGACGTTCGTCGTCCCGCCGGCGCCGTACCAGGCCTGCGAGTACCCGGTCGAGCCGGACGCGTCGACGGCGAGCTACTTCCTCGCCGCGGCGGCGGTCACCGGCCGCACGGTGACCATCCCGGGCCTCGGTTCGGCGGCGCTGCAGGGCGACGTGCGCTTCGTCGACGTCCTGGAGCAGATGGGTGCCCACGTCGAGCTGGCCGAGGACTCGGTGACGGTCGCGGGGCCCTCGGACGGCCTGCGCGGCGTCACGGTGAATATGCGCGACATCTCGGACACCGTCCCGACGCTGGCGGCGATCGCCCCGTTCGCTTCGGGGCCGGTGCGCATCGAGGACGTCTACAACACCCGCATCAAGGAGTGCGACCGCCTCGACGCGTGCGAGGAGAACCTGCGCGCGCTGGGCATCGAGGTCGAGACGGGCCGCGACTGGATCGAGATCCAGCCGGGTACGCCCACCGGTGCGCTGATCAAGTGCCGCCGGGACCACCGGATCGCGATGGCGTTCAGCATCACCGGCCTGCGCGCGGACGGCATTACGCTCGACGACCCCGAGTGCGTGAAAAAGACGTTCCCCGGCTTCCACCAGGCGCTGGCGGCGCTGCGGGGTAACTGGGGGATCTAGGGCTGCCCGCCCGGCTGCCACAGCACGTCACCCTCGGGGTTCGCCAGCCGGGCGAGGATGAACAGCAGGTCCGACAGCCGGTTCAGGTACTTCACCGCGATCGGGTTCGTCGTCTCCGGCTCGGCCTCGTACAGCGCCCACGCGCTCCGCTCGGCGCGGCGGGACACCGTCCGCGCCTGGTGCAGGAAGGCCGCGCCCGGCGTGCCGCCCGGCAGGATGAACGACGTCAGCTTCGGCAGGCGCTCGTTGAACTCGTCGCACCAGCCCTCGAGCCGCTCGACGTACTTCTCCGTGATCCGCAGCGGCGGGTACGGCGGGTCGTCGGAGATCGGCAGGCACAGGTCGGCGCCGACGTCGAAGAGATCGTTCTGCACCACACGCAGGACGTCCGCGACTTCATCGGTCAGCTGCCCGACGGCGATCGCGAGGCCCAGCACGGAGTTCGTCTCGTCGGTGTCCGCGTACGCGCCCAGCCGGGCGGACGTCTTGGGCACGCGGGACCCGTCGCCGAGCGCGGTCGTGCCGTTGTCGCCGACCTTCGTGTAGACGCGGTTGATGCGAACGACCATGAACCCACCATAGCGGCCCCCGCCCGGGCCGAATCCGGGCGAGAGGGCATGATTGGCGGCCATGAGCGAGCACTTCGACGTGCATGGCGGAGCCCGGCTGGTCGGCGAGGTCGACGTGGTCGGCGCCAAGAACAGCGTGCTGAAGCTGATGGCCGCGGCACTGCTGGCCGAGGGCACCACGACCATCACGAACTGCCCGCAGATCCTCGACGTCCCGCTGATGGGCGACGTGCTGCGGAGCGTCGGCTGCGAGGTCGTCATCGAGGGCGACACCGCCACCATCACGACGCCGGCCGAGCTGTCGCACCGCGCGGACTCGGCGGCGATGGGCAAGCTGCGCGCGTCCGTCTGCGTGCTGGGGCCGCTGGTCGGCCGGCTGAAGCAGGCCGTCGTAGCACTGCCGGGCGGCGACGCGATCGGCTCGCGCCCGCTGGACATGCACCAGAACGGCCTGCGCAAGCTGGGCGCGACGAGCACGATCGAGCACGGCTGCGTCGTCGCGAAGGCCGAGACGCTGGTCGGCGCGCAGATCTGGCTGGACTTCCCGAGCGTCGGCGCGACCGAGAACATCCTGATGGCGGCCGTGCTGGCCGAGGGC is a genomic window of Amycolatopsis lexingtonensis containing:
- a CDS encoding putative quinol monooxygenase, which produces MILIVVKFPVKPEHAENWPDIVADYTRNTRAEAGNRFFEWSRSLEDTNTYVLVEGFDGQDAAVAHVGSDHFKWAVENLGAYISDNPRIINVQDASDWGPMAEIQPH
- the atpD gene encoding F0F1 ATP synthase subunit beta — translated: MTSTEAPRAKGRIVSVTGPVVDVEFPRGSVPDQFNALKVEIEFEQLRKTVTLEVASHLGDNLVRTISLQPQDGLVRGAEVTDTGGPITVPVGDKVKGHVYNALGECLDEPGYGEDLERWGIHRSAPSFDQLEGKTKMLETGLKVVDLLTPYVEGGKIGLFGGAGVGKTVLIKEMITRVARNFGGTSVFAGVGERTREGNDLFLEMSEDGVINDTALIFGQMDEPPGTRMRVALSALTMAEYFRDVQNQDVLLFIDNIFRFTQAGSEVSTLLGRMPSAVGYQPTLADEMGQLQERITSTRGRSITSMQAIYVPADDYTDPAPAATFAHLDATTELSRGVFQKGIFPAVDPLASTSTILDPAIVGEDHYRVASEVIRILQKYKELQDIIAILGMDELSEEDKLTVQRARRIERFLSQNMLVAEAFTQIPGSTVPLSETIESFDRITKGDFDHYPEQAFLGIGGLEDLEKKYKEITKK
- a CDS encoding F0F1 ATP synthase subunit epsilon → MAEMSVELVAVERRLWSGTATFVVAQTTEGEIGIMAGHEPVLGQLVEGGVVKVTTTDGETVCAAVHGGFLSVTATGVSILAESAELSDEIDVDAAKAALNADDETERTRATAQLRAAGQSA
- a CDS encoding cob(I)yrinic acid a,c-diamide adenosyltransferase; this encodes MVVRINRVYTKVGDNGTTALGDGSRVPKTSARLGAYADTDETNSVLGLAIAVGQLTDEVADVLRVVQNDLFDVGADLCLPISDDPPYPPLRITEKYVERLEGWCDEFNERLPKLTSFILPGGTPGAAFLHQARTVSRRAERSAWALYEAEPETTNPIAVKYLNRLSDLLFILARLANPEGDVLWQPGGQP
- a CDS encoding DUF2550 domain-containing protein; the protein is MKITVVVVGLLIVLAVLAAWYGQRWIRMRRGGGVSVALRWRPDAARSSWHLGLGRYEGDEFVWYRVWSLRTGPDRVFQRESMQIADRRDPSGSEAYAVPEGSTVLRCESETQEAIEIAMGPGALTGFLSWLESAPPGRRLPRAS
- the aroA gene encoding 3-phosphoshikimate 1-carboxyvinyltransferase, which translates into the protein MTLVEIPGSKSVTARGLFLAAAAHGTTTLGRPLHSDDTEGFAEGLVKLGYRVDRQPGAWTIEGRPSGPGVAEADVFCRDGATTARFLPALAAAGTGTFRFDASDQMRRRPLGPLTDALQELGVDLSFEGEPGHHPLTVRADGVKGGELTLDAGLSSQFLTALLLLGPLTAEGLRITVTDLVSVPYVEITLEMMRRFGVDVRREGKTFVVPPAPYQACEYPVEPDASTASYFLAAAAVTGRTVTIPGLGSAALQGDVRFVDVLEQMGAHVELAEDSVTVAGPSDGLRGVTVNMRDISDTVPTLAAIAPFASGPVRIEDVYNTRIKECDRLDACEENLRALGIEVETGRDWIEIQPGTPTGALIKCRRDHRIAMAFSITGLRADGITLDDPECVKKTFPGFHQALAALRGNWGI